The DNA window GGAATCTAGTGGAGAACAGACCAGCCAGGGCTTTCTTAGGAGAGCTTTGTGGGGAACCCAGCATCAGCTAGCCAAAAGTGAGGGATGGGCAGAAACAATGACTGAGAAAATCCATTATGAGGAACTGGGATTGGATACAGACTGCAGGTGACTGAGCTTGGGGACATGTATGAAGTAAGGATGAGCTGGTCCTCCAACGGGGAATAAGAATCTTAGCCCTACGTGCCTCTGCCCCACAGGAACTGTAAATGCCATGCGCTTCCTCACCGCGGTGAGCATGGAGCAACCAGAGATGCTGGAGAAGGTGTCCAGAGAGCTGTGGATGCGCATTTGGTCCCGAGTAAGGGCTGGACTCTGAATCCTggagggaaggggcagggagCTAGACATTCTGACCTTGCCCAGGGCAATTTCCAGAAAGAGGATCCTGCAGTCATACCTGTCTCTTTGATATTTCCTTCTGGCTAAATGCTCTCTTCTTCTTAGGATGAAGATATCACGGAGTCCCAGAACAttttgtctgtgagtgtctggACTGGACCACCCTGCTACTGTCACAGGGACTCTGAGAACAAAAAAAGGTTCTTAACTATTTAGGAAGGAAGTCTGTGTCTGAGGGGACAAGTTACTGTAAAGATAGAACACATAGGAGGCTTTGGAGAACGTTCTGTGGGCTAGGGTTGTAGCTCAGTTGTCAAGTAAAGCACAGTGCATGCTTAATCTGCTTGAGtccccgagttcaatccccagccacAACCACAAAAATGTCTACTGTGGATAACATATGAATAAAAGCGGGTTTGGTGACGTGAGTCAGCCTGAGAAGGGGAAGACCAAGTGGGACCCTTAGATGGGAAAGGATGGAGCCTTCTGTTCTCAAGCCTCCAGGGATTCCCAACACAAGCTTCACTACTGTACGCCTGTTACAAAGCAGGAGACTTTACACAGACAAAAGGATAACTGACAAGTGAGAATTAAACAGACGCTCAgtgagaaataaatgaaaagtgcTCAGAAACACAGAGTGCATGCCAGACAGGGATGGGGCTTGAAAAGTTTGATGTTCTTTGGAATTAAGTTAAGAAGCtgaaaatgatcttttttttcctgtatacAAATGATACTTGACACATATTGTCTTAATACATGAGACATCAAATCATTCCTAAGCTGGATATGCGATGAATGGCTAGACTTTCCTCTAGTGTCTATACCTAGTTTCTAAAGGcatatacatacgtgtgtgtgtgtgtgtgtgtgtgtgtgtgtgtgtgtgtgtgtgtggtgtgtgtgtgtttagtctgTGTTTACGTAATATTTACTAGATATTTTTAACAAGCCACTTCTTTCACTGGCTTATCCATTTCCCCTGTTGCTCAACTACTCTCTCATTTAACTATTAGAAGCAGTGGCTCATAGGAAGTCAAGTTGCAGCTTCTCAACCTAGGCTGTACACCGGCATAGTCATGAGTGCCGGGTGTCATCCTCAAGAAAGACTGATGTCATCAATTAGGGAATGACCTTCACACTGAGACTTTGACTAGGTCCTCAAAAGATTCTGGGTTGAAATGCCACTAATTCTAAACTTTAATGTGCATTCTGATCAGAAGCCTTCTCCTTGTCTGGAAGCCAAGCAGATAGCTGTAGCCATGACTCCATTccaaaaatcttcaggaaattcTGAAGGACTCAGAACCTACCCTGAGACTGGTAGCAATTCTGAGGCACAGGGGGGAATACACTCTGGGCTTGGATTTTAGGGATATGGCATTTAATGCTGCTATTGACAAACTCCATGCCTCTAAGCAAGTAGTAGATGACTGTTGAGTGCTGTGTTCTAATTGTGAAATGGAAAATGAGGCTAGGTGGTCTCTGGTGcagtttctgtggctgtgatctCTTTTTGCCTTCTGCCTTTTTCACTTTTCTAAAGACTGGGGAAAGTAGACAATTTGTCTTGACTAGGTTAGATAACAAGTTACTTGTAGCTAGTCAAAGATCTTTCCAGGAAACCtttagaagaaagaaggaaaagaatagtGTTTTCTTCCACCCCCATGGTGCAGTCTCTGCTGCATGCACTTCCCTTGTCTCCCCAGGCAGCAGAGAAGGCCGGAATGGCCACAGCGCAAGCCCAACACCTTCTGAATAAGATCTCCACCGAACTGGTGAAGAGCAAGCTCAGGGAGACCACTGGGGCAGCCTGCAAATATGGGGTAAGCAACTACATGTGTATTCCCAGTCCCTGTCTAAAGATAGAGAAGTCATGTTGCCATAGCTGCTCACGCTCCTGTGAGCTGCCTTCTCCCCATCCTAAGTCCTCCTCAGCTTTCCTAAACACCTCATCCACTCCCTTCCTCCCTAAGCCTAGCCAAGGAAGGAAAGGATggtggtttttaaaaataagaatctatGTGCCACATAGGTAGAGATGAGAATACCTGAGGCCAACGAGTCTCTTAGCAGACATTTTATTTGCTTTGTCTTGTGTACCTCAGTCTTGTAAGCACCAGCTCTGTCACCTTCCCTCCTATTCACTGTTTTCTCCAGGCCTTTGGGCTGCCCACCACTGTTGCCCACGTGGATGGTAAAACCTACATGCTATTTGGGTCTGACCGCATGGAGTTGCTAGCTTACCTGCTAGGTAAGTTCAAGTTTTCATTCCCTTTACCATTTGACCCCAACCCAACACCCATTGTATCACATGCCCATAACAGCTACAATAAAAGGTTCTGGTATTTCTAACAGGGAAGCCTTACATTTAGTTGGTGCAGATCAAGGTTGaatggaaggggagaaggaagcctTCTAGACCTTGAAGCCAAGCAGGTCCTAGCAGGTCCCGAGGCTTCCAGAACCATCTCCCACTGCCACCCTGTCTTATAACCATGTATAAACATCTGTGATTTTTTCTCTATCTAGGAGAGAAGTGGATGGGCCCTGTGCCCCCAACCCTGAATGCCAGACTTTAAGATTGCCTTAGAAAGTAAACTTTGACATCTCCATCTGATGAAGCTGTCTTCTGTGGCCCTGGGGGTTGAAACAAGAGTCCACCTTTAGCTGTGGCTGCCTTTACgtctgtgcctcccaagtgcctcTTGAAAAACCTTAAGCTCTGCATTCCCATAAATAAACCCGATGCCACTAGACAACAATTCTGGGTCTGTGTCTGCCTAGCTGGTGTTGGGGTACCATGATCCTGTGATCACATGTTGCCCATTCCAGAGATTGGGCAAAAAGAGCTCTTTCTGGATTCACAGCCTTCCTTGCTCCCCAGAGCACACTGGGGCAACAGTGGGGTAGGTGCAGGAAACAGTCTCCCTTTCCTCTTGTTTATCAAAGACAGGAAACTAAACTCAGTAAACTTGGCAGCAACAAATCAGCTTGGCATTTACTGTCTCTGACCAGCCAGGGGAACAAGGAGAGAAGAAGGGCTGGGATCCTAAAACTGACTAGTGGAGGCAACCAGGAAAACATTCAGTCATGCTCAGATCTGAGTTCAGAACCAGAGCAAGGTAGTCTCTGGTCTCGTTGTGACCTTCAGATGTTGTTCAATCTTTCATCATTCCAAGATCTTGAGAATATTGTGAGCCTCTGTGCACTCTGCTGTAATGCCTGTTCCCACCTACGTCTCTTCAGCTCTTCCACACCCCTCTCCACCATTTATTTGCCTAAATCCCCACTTCTGTTTATTCCGTACTCTTCAGTAATCAGAAATGTCTGCATTTTGATATCATACTAACTATGTGAGAAGACTGTTCTGAGGCCGAACCCACACTTGGACACCTGATTGGAACTGGGGTCACAGCTTTCAATCAGGCTATGCCTTTTTGCCAGCCTCCCTTTGCTTGTTCCCTCtggctttctcatttttttttctcatttgcccCTGTCACTTCCTGtcattttctcttcccttctcttcttgtCTTGGCTCTATGCATCTTCTGGGAGCtaaaatcatctttacccagGTTCATTGTTGTGTAACACCTGAAGTACATCTTAGATGGACTATTTCCTTCTACAAAGGAGTCTTTAGTATGTAtagttcacataaaataaaaactatgaaGATCTCCAATGTTTAACACAAGGTCAAGGCAAAAACAATGAGAATCTTTGTATGCATCAGAGATGCCCAGGCGATAGGGACTGTAGAATTTTAGGAATAACTttggcccagtgggtaaaagtactaagtgccaagtctgatgacctgagcgCAATACCTAGAACCTTCATAGTGAAAAAGAAAATACCCTGTCTTCTGAAACACTCCAGTCCACAGACACAACATGCACTGCGGCACGCACAGGccctcacacaaacataaaatTGCATAGCAGtagtttacatattaaatatgacAACAGAATAATTTAATATGATCTTAAAcagatgaaaaaaatgaagaaatgtcaGTTTATAAAATCCCTCACTGTTAGTGCCTATGCTTACTTACTGGGCCAAGGTTACCTGATAGAACCTGTGAGAAATTAAACCATACTTGGTCTATCGGGATCACAGCAAGACCTAGGCAATCAGATTTTATGCCCTTATCAGAAATAAAATATAGTGGCAAATATCAAGATCAATATAGTTGTATTTGCCAGGATGCAGTGACATTTGCAAGCTATGCAGGGTACACAATATTAATGTCTAAGACCAACTTTCTTATCAACCTTTCATGCTTTCTTGACTTCTTAGGGAGCATACATAAAAACTCAAGGTGGTCTGAACATTCCACTGCCTAAGGGAGTGCCTTGGTTTCTCAGGAACTATAAGGCACATAGTGGCCCAGAGCAGTAgaccctaaataaataaataaataaataaataaataaataaataaataaagttaaaattaattttttaaaaattgttgcagtgataaaatatcctgaataAAAGCAACTCAAGAAAGGAagggttaggggttggggatttagctcagtggtagagcgcttgcctagcaagcacaaggccctgggttcggtccccagctccgaaaaaaaaaaaaagaaaaaaaaaaaagaaagaaagaaagggtttatttgaggttcagtccagtatgaTAAAGAAGTCAGGGTAGTTGAAGCCTAAAACAGCTCATTACTTTTTGCCCAtattcagaaagaaaagagaaatgaatgctcatgctcagctcacttttttcctttgattCAATCCAGGATCCCAGCTTAGGGAATTGTGCCACCCACGTGGGCAAATCTTCCCATCTCAACCTAATCAAAATAATTtcacagacatgctcagaggCCAGTCTCTCCAAGTTATTCTAGATATCATCAAGTTGACCATTGGAATTAACTAGCAAACTCCTGACAATAATGTGTACGCATCTGCTCAATAGAGAAGTGAACAGGCTCTGTACAAACAAATTTTAAGATTTTCATAAATACTGCTGAGATAAACAACAGGCCATCTACTTAAAACCTTCTTCCCCTTAAGAGACTGGAGCTTGGATTTTTCTATCTGGTCTGTCTCTTTTCCCACCCTTCCCCTAGGTTTGCCAGAAAGAGTAGCCACCATTAGTACAGTCATTTGAAAAAAGTTAAATGACTGTTCTCACACAAACTTAAAAGTAGAGCTACCATGTAGTCTAGCAGTAGCACTCTTAGATACATGTACAAAAGTACTGAAATCAGTGTGTCAAAACGATGTGCTTAGCTCCATTCACTGCACCATTGTCCACAGCAGCCAGGAGAGGGAATCGACATAAATGTCTACTAATAGTAACATAAATGAAACATGATGTAAATATAATGCAATGCTACCCAGCCCTAAAACAGAAAGAACTTACTCTTGCAAAGCATGAATGAGCCTGGAAGACAATGTAACAATTCAAATGAGCTGGGTACAAAGGCACATAAAAGCGCTACATGGTCTCACGGGGAGAATCTAAAAGTCAAGCTGGGCGTTTTGGTACACAACGGTAATCACCACACCTGAGAGGCTAGGGACAACAGAATTGTCACTTTCAGGCTGCCGTGGTCTGTATAGTATGAAACTgatagaaggaaaggagagaggatggatgggtgggtgggtggatagatgggtgggtaggtgggtgggtggatggatgggtgggtgggtgcatggatggatggatggatggatggatggatggatggatggatggatggatggatggatggatgagtaggtggatgagaaaggaaaacaataagAAATATAAAGAAGAGTCTGAATGTCAGTCTTATGTGTAGTAGAAAAGCGGTTACAGCAGGACAGGGCAGAGGTGAGGAAGACTGGGAAGATATTGACCAAAGGCTACAACATTTATGCTCAGCAGaaagaatgtctttttttttttgttaatcattgtattcatttacatttcaaataatatccccttcccagtttccccttcacatACCccacatcccatcccccctttccacctcccctttgcctctatgaaagTGCTCCtgtacccactcacccactcctgtctcactgctccagcatctccctatgctggaccaagactccacaggaccaagagcctccttcccactgatgccaaataaggccatcctctgctacatatgtctctggagccatggatcccttcatgtatgtatactctttggttggtggtttagtccctgggagctctgggtagtctggttagttgatattgtttttcctatggggttgcaatccccatTCAGCTCATTCAGGCCTTCCCTTAGCTCTTCCACAGGGGTCGCTAGGCTCAGTCTGATcattggctgtgagtatctgcatctgtattggtcaggtgctggcaaaacctctcagggaacagccatgccaggctcctgtcagcaagcgcttcatggcattagcaatagtgtagGGGTTtggtgtgtctgcagatgggatggatcccgaattggggcaatctctgggtggcctttccttcagtctctgttccatttttttgtccctatctttcctttggacaaaaacaattctgggttaaaaattttgagatgggtgggtggaggtaAGAAtgtcttttcaaatcctcttgcATAATGTAATGGCTAGATTTATTTCCAAGTTGCAAAAGAAATTTACATTAACTATTTTCATAGGTGATGTTAATAAACGCACTGCAATCTTTCCACAGTATATACATGTATCAAAGCATTTGTACCACATGAATATATAGTAATATATCAAAacgttaaaataaaaaatcaggaAAACATGTAAGGAGATTAC is part of the Rattus norvegicus strain BN/NHsdMcwi chromosome 4, GRCr8, whole genome shotgun sequence genome and encodes:
- the Gstk1 gene encoding glutathione S-transferase kappa 1; this translates as MGPAPRVLELFYDVLSPYSWLGFEVLCRYQHLWNIKLKLRPALLAGIMKDSGNQPPAMVPHKGQYILKEIPLLKQLFQVPMSVPKDFFGEHVKKGTVNAMRFLTAVSMEQPEMLEKVSRELWMRIWSRDEDITESQNILSAAEKAGMATAQAQHLLNKISTELVKSKLRETTGAACKYGAFGLPTTVAHVDGKTYMLFGSDRMELLAYLLGEKWMGPVPPTLNARL
- the Gstk1 gene encoding glutathione S-transferase kappa 1 isoform X1 yields the protein MGPAPRVLELFYDVLSPYSWLGFEVLCRYQHLWNIKLKLRPALLAGIMKDSGTVNAMRFLTAVSMEQPEMLEKVSRELWMRIWSRDEDITESQNILSAAEKAGMATAQAQHLLNKISTELVKSKLRETTGAACKYGAFGLPTTVAHVDGKTYMLFGSDRMELLAYLLGEKWMGPVPPTLNARL